TAATTGAAAGGTTTTTTGTCGTATTAAAAAGTCGTTCGTAGGCTTATTTCTATATTATAAGCAGCAGCAGGTCATACATAATGCAACACTAATAAGGCATTGAGAAGTGATGAAATAATAACTGAATGAAAACAAACTAGTTGCTAACATGAGAGTGAAAAGTAAACTGCTTTGTGATTTAAGACAAGCACtattgtatatagtacatatagttTTGTAATACATTATTGGAGTTCAAGCTTATTAACATTTAACCAgattttgaatgtttaaaaaactgAAGTTTATGTTTTAAAGCTTATAAAGTTTCATTGAGTAGTTTTGCATGAAACATTACATAAACTTAGCTGATTATTAGTGAGGTAGTCAAAAATGACTGCTGAGTTGACATACTGCTACAAATCAGTGCTTTGCCCATTTGTCTTCAATTTATTAATTAGCAATCTACAACTTGTTGCAGAGTTGTATTATAAAACGCTACTGTGAAAAAAGATTTGTTGGAAAATATTTGGCTACTATTGGCATCGATTATGGAGTCACAAGGTATGTAACCAATTTTTGAATCCAAGTTATTCTTTCATCAAATTACAACAACAGAAACAAGTTTgattagtattattactctaAGTTAATTGCACTTACATGTTTGATTATCAAAGAATGGCCAATTTAATTGTCAGTTGTAAGTCTGTTGTTGTTTAATTACAgtcaaataattatatttatgctTTGTTTAGGGTGAATCAAAAATCAGCAGAgctaaaagtaaacattttcgATATGGCTGGGCATCCCATATTTTACGAGGTAAGTCAGTCTCACAAACCAAAACGATTATGGCAACCATATCTTACATCTAGTTTCAAGCAATTGATCCTGCACAGCTACTTTACTAGATAAATCATTAGATCAAGTATTAATACCGctcattttttcacttttttaaacTCAGCAAAAGATAAACACAAACAAGTCAAACATTTAATACACTAAATGGCAAAGTCAAACAAGAgttttactgtatttatttaCACCTAAGGTTAAGACTATGAATAGAACTTTGCCAGCTTCAAGACAAACAATGGCTGCTGTAAGATGTAGCACTTGAAGAGGATTCAAAAATGATTTTAATGGTAAAATGTTAATTGTCTAATTTGGTTGACTTAATATTGCAAGATGTTGAGTTAACAGTATGAGTATTAATACAGGTAAGGAATGAATTCTACACAGACACCCAGGGTGTGCTTTTAGTGTACGACTCTggaaacaaaaaatcatttgaaaACTTGGAGAAATGGCTAGATGAGATGAAAAGTGAACTAAAAAATGCACGAGAAATGGAGAATATTGTTGTGTGCGTCTGCGCGAACAAGGTAATAGCTCTGGACAACCACAAGTCTCACTTGAATTTAAAACAATTGAATGAAGTTGTTATATGCGACAAATGCTAACTTTTCCTTTAAATGTTATGACAGAGTGACAAACGAAAAGTAGTTGATCCGGCTGAGGGTAAACTTTGGGCAGACAGCTATGGCTTTCTATTCTATGAAACATCAGCATTCAATGGAGATGGTGTACAAGAAATGTTTCAGGTTTGATAACATTATCATGAAATGAATGCATATCAGTGCCCATGTTGGTGGTCTTGTCAGTTGGTCTGCAGCGCTTACTATTTCACATCGCTACTATCTTCAGTTAGGACTCTGCATTATGGATATTCTGTTTGGTAGAATCTCTTCGAGTCTGTAGTTACTGCGGTGCGTAATGGAGGTCGTCGAGCGCCAATAACTACGCAACTCGGCTACACCAAAGAGCAAGTGGAAACAATTCAGCGGTTAAAGCAAGGACAAACAGATTATGAAAAGATGGGTCTCTATTATGGTGCTAACAAGTAAGTCAGCGAGTGTTATACGCTACACATACTACCTATTTTTCATGTCGTCATAGACACACAGCTAACTAATCCAAGCCAGTATGTACCAAAAAGCAAGTCTTGTTAAAATTAGACCAGAAACAATGTCACTTATTACTTCTACAGAGAAGAGATAAACAAAGCATACAGAAAACTTGCCGTCTTGCTTCACCCAGACAAAAGTGTGGCTCCTGGCACTGAAGAAGCCTTCAAATTATTAGTCGCTGCACGAACTTCCTTGCTGAAGAATGCTGGGGCCAGCTAAGTATCTGAGGGACTCACAGGCTATCTACTCATTACTGATTTGCTAGGACTAATCAATCGGTGACATTTAGCCTTAGTGTTTTATATCAATTTTGTAGCGCTGTATACACCAGTCTGTAAAAAGTCAAAGCAATGCTTGTTCTCAGATCAATTGAATTATTGCTAAGTTGAGATTTTTTTCAGTAATTATTGATGTTTTCATGCACACACTCAGGCTGACAAATAGTAAACAATTTATTATGTTACTTTTACAATAGTAAACACGCAGTACTAGTACAATCagtttttacatatatgtaaaatGACAATACCAAGAGCAAAATTAAGTGAAAGGATGCTCACCAGTGAGTGGAAACAGATATTACAAGTAAATAGTATAACTAACAAAACTGATTGATACAAATATCACAAGTGACGGATACATATATCACAAGTGACTGATACATATATCACAAGTGACTGATACATATATCACAAGTGACTGATACATATATCACCAGTGACTGATACATATATCACCAGTGACTGATACCATTGTTGAACTACTTCCATTTGTCAGCATACCTCAAGTTCTCAGTGCAAACAGTATTACCAGGTCTGGCAAGCTGTGAGCTATGTGGGGAGTAGCCAATGATTGGACAAAGTGAGAAACATGATAGCTCTtcatacaaacatacaaaaacaaaatatcacaAAGGTGTAGGCACAAATTCAGTCATATCGAAGAGAAAAGGATTGCGTCTCCAGTAATATTTAAGCTAGCTCTCCTATTGGTTGGTGTTCAAGCCAGATCTCATGCATGAAGTTGTAAAGATTATCACTCACTGaaacctaaaataaaaataccaaCTTTATGAACAAACAAAGTAATATGATAACCTCGTGAACAAACAAGGTAATATGATAACATTATGAACAAACAAGGTAATATGGTAACCTCATGAACAAACAAGGTTATATGGTAACCTCATGAACAAACAAGGTAATATGGTAACCTCATGAACAAACAAGGTTATATGGTAACCTCATGAACAAACAAGGTAATATGGTAACCTCATGAACAAACAAGGTTATATGGTAACCTCGTGAACAAACAAGGTTATATGGTAACCTCATGAACAAACAAGGTAATATGGTAACCTCGTGAACAAACAAGGTAATATGGTAACCTCATGAACAAACAAGGTAATATGGTAACCTCATGAACAAACAAGGTTATATGGTAACCTCATGAACAAACAAGGTAATATGGTAACCTCATGAACAAACAAGGTTATATGGTAACCTCGTGAACAAACAAAGTAATATGGTAACCTCGTGAACAAACAAGGTAATATGGTAACCTCGTGAACAAACAAGGTAATATGGTAACCTCGTGAACAAACAAGGTAATATGGTAACCTCATGAACAAACAAAGTAATATGGTAACCTCGTGAACAAACAAGGTTATGGAGCTCTTTAAGTCCTGATTAATG
The genomic region above belongs to Watersipora subatra chromosome 1, tzWatSuba1.1, whole genome shotgun sequence and contains:
- the LOC137386005 gene encoding dnaJ homolog subfamily C member 27-like codes for the protein MDPNKPIRLKIISMGDAEVGKSCIIKRYCEKRFVGKYLATIGIDYGVTRVNQKSAELKVNIFDMAGHPIFYEVRNEFYTDTQGVLLVYDSGNKKSFENLEKWLDEMKSELKNAREMENIVVCVCANKSDKRKVVDPAEGKLWADSYGFLFYETSAFNGDGVQEMFQNLFESVVTAVRNGGRRAPITTQLGYTKEQVETIQRLKQGQTDYEKMGLYYGANKEEINKAYRKLAVLLHPDKSVAPGTEEAFKLLVAARTSLLKNAGAS